The following are from one region of the Sardina pilchardus chromosome 4, fSarPil1.1, whole genome shotgun sequence genome:
- the si:ch211-140m22.7 gene encoding uncharacterized protein si:ch211-140m22.7 isoform X5, whose amino-acid sequence MAASLLRIGRLGALKCVQLETWASLRRAPAAAFSSKSGDKKSKKKSTEVSAQTYFDLEKMVQHRTLVDFPKKETVVAAAEAAVKSPVSEPPAEATAPAAAAPIAEPVAEAAPVVEAAAPVVEAAAPVVEAAAPVVEAAAPVVEAVTETAPVVEAVAETAPVVEAVAETAAPVVEAAAPVVEAVAEAAPVVEAVAEAAAPVVEAVAEAAPVVEAVAEAAAPVVEAVAEAAPVVEAVAEAAAPVVEAVAEAVAEAAPVVEAVAEAAPVVEAVAEAVAEAAPVVEAVAEAAPVVEAAAPVVEAVAEAAPDVEAAAPVVEAVAEAVAEAAPVVEAVAEAAPVAEAEAPVVEAEAAPAVEAAPAAEAAPAADAVVAEEVEAPVEAVAQAVAEAAAEAPAEVAPAAEELVDAAADVGMDPIQKLFLDSIRQYSTQSQATGEMVDAGPEYQKAVAEEVAKLQRLYGGGDLDAFPEFTFQEPKFDEVAAK is encoded by the exons atggCGGCCTCCCTACTGAGGATCGGACGGCTCGGAGCCCTGAAG tgtgtgcagctGGAGACATGGGCGTCTCTCAGAAGGGCTCCAGCGGCTGCGTTCAGCTCCAAGTCTGGAGACAAGAAGTCCAAGAAAAAGTCAA CAGAAGTCTCTGCGCAGACCTACTTTGACCTAGAGAAAATGGTCCAGCACAGAACGCTCGTGGATTTCCCCAAGAAGGAGACGGTAGTGGCTGCGGCCGAAGCAGCAGTCAAGTCACCCGTGTCTGAGCCCCCTGCCGAGGCCACcgctcctgctgctgccgccccCATCGCTGAACCAGTCGCAGAGGCAGCACCAGTCGTTGAAGCTGCTGCCCCAGTGGTTGAAGCTGCTGCCCCAGTGGTTGAAGCTGCTGCCCCAGTCGTTGAAGCTGCTGCCCCAGTGGTTGAAGCTGTCACAGAAACTGCCCCAGTGGTTGAAGCTGTCGCAGAAACTGCCCCAGTGGTTGAAGCTGTCGCAGAAACTGCTGCCCCAGTGGTTGAAGCTGCTGCCCCAGTCGTTGAAGCAGTCGCAGAAGCTGCCCCAGTGGTTGAGGCAGTTGCCGAAGCTGCTGCCCCAGTCGTTGAAGCAGTCGCAGAAGCTGCCCCAGTGGTTGAGGCAGTTGCCGAAGCTGCTGCCCCAGTCGTTGAAGCAGTCGCAGAAGCTGCCCCAGTGGTTGAGGCAGTTGCCGAAGCTGCTGCCCCAGTCGTTGAAGCAGTCGCAGAAGCTGTTGCAGAAGCCGCCCCAGTGGTTGAAGCAGTTGCAGAAGCTGCCCCAGTCGTTGAAGCTGTCGCAGAAGCTGTTGCAGAAGCCGCCCCAGTGGTTGAAGCAGTTGCAGAAGCTGCCCCAGTCGTCGAAGCTGCTGCCCCAGTGGTTGAAGCTGTCGCAGAAGCCGCCCCAGACGTCGAAGCTGCTGCCCCAGTGGTTGAAGCTGTTGCAGAAGCAGTCGCAGAAGCCGCCCCAGTGGTTGAAGCAGTCGCAGAAGCTGCCCCTGTTGCTGAGGCAGAAGCCCCAGTTGTTGAAGCAGAAGCTGCCCCAGCTGTAGAAGCTGCCCCAGCAGCAGA AGCTGCCCCAGCAGCAGACGCCGTGGTTGCAGAAGAGGTGGAAGCCCCAGTAGAGGCAGTAGCACAAGCGGtggctgaagcagcggctgagGCGCCTGCTGAAGTTGCCCCAGCTGCCGAGGAGCTGGTGGACGCCGCTGCAGATG TGGGCATGGACCCCATTCAGAAGCTCTTCCTGGATTCCATTCGCCAGTATTCTacacagagcca GGCGACCGGTGAGATGGTGGATGCGGGCCCCGAGTACCAGAAGGCGGTGGCGGAGGAGGTGGCCAAACTGCAGCGCCTCTACGGGGGCGGAGACCTGGACGCCTTCCCAGAATTCACTTTCCAAG
- the si:ch211-140m22.7 gene encoding calphotin isoform X2 has translation MAASLLRIGRLGALKCVQLETWASLRRAPAAAFSSKSGDKKSKKKSKVSAQTYFDLEKMVQHRTLVDFPKKETVVAAAEAAVKSPVSEPPAEATAPAAAAPIAEPVAEAAPVVEAAAPVVEAAAPVVEAAAPVVEAAAPVVEAVTETAPVVEAVAETAPVVEAVAETAAPVVEAAAPVVEAVAEAAPVVEAVAEAAAPVVEAVAEAAPVVEAVAEAAAPVVEAVAEAAPVVEAVAEAAAPVVEAVAEAVAEAAPVVEAVAEAAPVVEAVAEAVAEAAPVVEAVAEAAPVVEAAAPVVEAVAEAAPDVEAAAPVVEAVAEAVAEAAPVVEAVAEAAPVAEAEAPVVEAEAAPAVEAAPAADAPAVEAAPAVEAAPAVEAAPAVEAAPAADAVVAEEVEAPVEAVAQAVAEAAAEAPAEVAPAAEELVDAAADVGMDPIQKLFLDSIRQYSTQSQATGEMVDAGPEYQKAVAEEVAKLQRLYGGGDLDAFPEFTFQEPKFDEVAAK, from the exons atggCGGCCTCCCTACTGAGGATCGGACGGCTCGGAGCCCTGAAG tgtgtgcagctGGAGACATGGGCGTCTCTCAGAAGGGCTCCAGCGGCTGCGTTCAGCTCCAAGTCTGGAGACAAGAAGTCCAAGAAAAAGTCAA AAGTCTCTGCGCAGACCTACTTTGACCTAGAGAAAATGGTCCAGCACAGAACGCTCGTGGATTTCCCCAAGAAGGAGACGGTAGTGGCTGCGGCCGAAGCAGCAGTCAAGTCACCCGTGTCTGAGCCCCCTGCCGAGGCCACcgctcctgctgctgccgccccCATCGCTGAACCAGTCGCAGAGGCAGCACCAGTCGTTGAAGCTGCTGCCCCAGTGGTTGAAGCTGCTGCCCCAGTGGTTGAAGCTGCTGCCCCAGTCGTTGAAGCTGCTGCCCCAGTGGTTGAAGCTGTCACAGAAACTGCCCCAGTGGTTGAAGCTGTCGCAGAAACTGCCCCAGTGGTTGAAGCTGTCGCAGAAACTGCTGCCCCAGTGGTTGAAGCTGCTGCCCCAGTCGTTGAAGCAGTCGCAGAAGCTGCCCCAGTGGTTGAGGCAGTTGCCGAAGCTGCTGCCCCAGTCGTTGAAGCAGTCGCAGAAGCTGCCCCAGTGGTTGAGGCAGTTGCCGAAGCTGCTGCCCCAGTCGTTGAAGCAGTCGCAGAAGCTGCCCCAGTGGTTGAGGCAGTTGCCGAAGCTGCTGCCCCAGTCGTTGAAGCAGTCGCAGAAGCTGTTGCAGAAGCCGCCCCAGTGGTTGAAGCAGTTGCAGAAGCTGCCCCAGTCGTTGAAGCTGTCGCAGAAGCTGTTGCAGAAGCCGCCCCAGTGGTTGAAGCAGTTGCAGAAGCTGCCCCAGTCGTCGAAGCTGCTGCCCCAGTGGTTGAAGCTGTCGCAGAAGCCGCCCCAGACGTCGAAGCTGCTGCCCCAGTGGTTGAAGCTGTTGCAGAAGCAGTCGCAGAAGCCGCCCCAGTGGTTGAAGCAGTCGCAGAAGCTGCCCCTGTTGCTGAGGCAGAAGCCCCAGTTGTTGAAGCAGAAGCTGCCCCAGCTGTAGAAGCTGCCCCAGCAGCAGACGCCCCAGCTGTAGAAGCTGCCCCAGCAGTAGAAGCTGCCCCAGCAGTAGAAGCTGCCCCAGCTGTAGAAGCTGCCCCAGCAGCAGACGCCGTGGTTGCAGAAGAGGTGGAAGCCCCAGTAGAGGCAGTAGCACAAGCGGtggctgaagcagcggctgagGCGCCTGCTGAAGTTGCCCCAGCTGCCGAGGAGCTGGTGGACGCCGCTGCAGATG TGGGCATGGACCCCATTCAGAAGCTCTTCCTGGATTCCATTCGCCAGTATTCTacacagagcca GGCGACCGGTGAGATGGTGGATGCGGGCCCCGAGTACCAGAAGGCGGTGGCGGAGGAGGTGGCCAAACTGCAGCGCCTCTACGGGGGCGGAGACCTGGACGCCTTCCCAGAATTCACTTTCCAAG
- the si:ch211-140m22.7 gene encoding calphotin isoform X4 — protein sequence MAASLLRIGRLGALKCVQLETWASLRRAPAAAFSSKSGDKKSKKKSTEVSAQTYFDLEKMVQHRTLVDFPKKETVVAAAEAAVKSPVSEPPAEATAPAAAAPIAEPVAEAAPVVEAAAPVVEAAAPVVEAAAPVVEAAAPVVEAVTETAPVVEAVAETAPVVEAVAETAAPVVEAAAPVVEAVAEAAPVVEAVAEAAAPVVEAVAEAAPVVEAVAEAAAPVVEAVAEAAPVVEAVAEAAAPVVEAVAEAVAEAAPVVEAVAEAAPVVEAVAEAVAEAAPVVEAVAEAAPVVEAAAPVVEAVAEAAPDVEAAAPVVEAVAEAVAEAAPVVEAVAEAAPVAEAEAPVVEAEAAPAVEAAPAADAPAVEAAPAADAVVAEEVEAPVEAVAQAVAEAAAEAPAEVAPAAEELVDAAADVGMDPIQKLFLDSIRQYSTQSQATGEMVDAGPEYQKAVAEEVAKLQRLYGGGDLDAFPEFTFQEPKFDEVAAK from the exons atggCGGCCTCCCTACTGAGGATCGGACGGCTCGGAGCCCTGAAG tgtgtgcagctGGAGACATGGGCGTCTCTCAGAAGGGCTCCAGCGGCTGCGTTCAGCTCCAAGTCTGGAGACAAGAAGTCCAAGAAAAAGTCAA CAGAAGTCTCTGCGCAGACCTACTTTGACCTAGAGAAAATGGTCCAGCACAGAACGCTCGTGGATTTCCCCAAGAAGGAGACGGTAGTGGCTGCGGCCGAAGCAGCAGTCAAGTCACCCGTGTCTGAGCCCCCTGCCGAGGCCACcgctcctgctgctgccgccccCATCGCTGAACCAGTCGCAGAGGCAGCACCAGTCGTTGAAGCTGCTGCCCCAGTGGTTGAAGCTGCTGCCCCAGTGGTTGAAGCTGCTGCCCCAGTCGTTGAAGCTGCTGCCCCAGTGGTTGAAGCTGTCACAGAAACTGCCCCAGTGGTTGAAGCTGTCGCAGAAACTGCCCCAGTGGTTGAAGCTGTCGCAGAAACTGCTGCCCCAGTGGTTGAAGCTGCTGCCCCAGTCGTTGAAGCAGTCGCAGAAGCTGCCCCAGTGGTTGAGGCAGTTGCCGAAGCTGCTGCCCCAGTCGTTGAAGCAGTCGCAGAAGCTGCCCCAGTGGTTGAGGCAGTTGCCGAAGCTGCTGCCCCAGTCGTTGAAGCAGTCGCAGAAGCTGCCCCAGTGGTTGAGGCAGTTGCCGAAGCTGCTGCCCCAGTCGTTGAAGCAGTCGCAGAAGCTGTTGCAGAAGCCGCCCCAGTGGTTGAAGCAGTTGCAGAAGCTGCCCCAGTCGTTGAAGCTGTCGCAGAAGCTGTTGCAGAAGCCGCCCCAGTGGTTGAAGCAGTTGCAGAAGCTGCCCCAGTCGTCGAAGCTGCTGCCCCAGTGGTTGAAGCTGTCGCAGAAGCCGCCCCAGACGTCGAAGCTGCTGCCCCAGTGGTTGAAGCTGTTGCAGAAGCAGTCGCAGAAGCCGCCCCAGTGGTTGAAGCAGTCGCAGAAGCTGCCCCTGTTGCTGAGGCAGAAGCCCCAGTTGTTGAAGCAGAAGCTGCCCCAGCTGTAGAAGCTGCCCCAGCAGCAGACGCCCCAGCTGTAGAAGCTGCCCCAGCAG CAGACGCCGTGGTTGCAGAAGAGGTGGAAGCCCCAGTAGAGGCAGTAGCACAAGCGGtggctgaagcagcggctgagGCGCCTGCTGAAGTTGCCCCAGCTGCCGAGGAGCTGGTGGACGCCGCTGCAGATG TGGGCATGGACCCCATTCAGAAGCTCTTCCTGGATTCCATTCGCCAGTATTCTacacagagcca GGCGACCGGTGAGATGGTGGATGCGGGCCCCGAGTACCAGAAGGCGGTGGCGGAGGAGGTGGCCAAACTGCAGCGCCTCTACGGGGGCGGAGACCTGGACGCCTTCCCAGAATTCACTTTCCAAG
- the si:ch211-140m22.7 gene encoding translation initiation factor IF-2 isoform X6: MAASLLRIGRLGALKCVQLETWASLRRAPAAAFSSKSGDKKSKKKSTEVSAQTYFDLEKMVQHRTLVDFPKKETVVAAAEAAVKSPVSEPPAEATAPAAAAPIAEPVAEAAPVVEAAAPVVEAVAETAPVVEAVAETAAPVVEAAAPVVEAVAEAAPVVEAVAEAAAPVVEAVAEAAPVVEAVAEAAAPVVEAVAEAAPVVEAVAEAAAPVVEAVAEAVAEAAPVVEAVAEAAPVVEAVAEAVAEAAPVVEAVAEAAPVVEAAAPVVEAVAEAAPDVEAAAPVVEAVAEAVAEAAPVVEAVAEAAPVAEAEAPVVEAEAAPAVEAAPAADAPAVEAAPAVEAAPAVEAAPAVEAAPAADAVVAEEVEAPVEAVAQAVAEAAAEAPAEVAPAAEELVDAAADVGMDPIQKLFLDSIRQYSTQSQATGEMVDAGPEYQKAVAEEVAKLQRLYGGGDLDAFPEFTFQEPKFDEVAAK; encoded by the exons atggCGGCCTCCCTACTGAGGATCGGACGGCTCGGAGCCCTGAAG tgtgtgcagctGGAGACATGGGCGTCTCTCAGAAGGGCTCCAGCGGCTGCGTTCAGCTCCAAGTCTGGAGACAAGAAGTCCAAGAAAAAGTCAA CAGAAGTCTCTGCGCAGACCTACTTTGACCTAGAGAAAATGGTCCAGCACAGAACGCTCGTGGATTTCCCCAAGAAGGAGACGGTAGTGGCTGCGGCCGAAGCAGCAGTCAAGTCACCCGTGTCTGAGCCCCCTGCCGAGGCCACcgctcctgctgctgccgccccCATCGCTGAACCAGTCGCAGAGGCAGCACCAGTCGTTGAAGCTGCTGCCCCAGTGGTTGAAGCTG TCGCAGAAACTGCCCCAGTGGTTGAAGCTGTCGCAGAAACTGCTGCCCCAGTGGTTGAAGCTGCTGCCCCAGTCGTTGAAGCAGTCGCAGAAGCTGCCCCAGTGGTTGAGGCAGTTGCCGAAGCTGCTGCCCCAGTCGTTGAAGCAGTCGCAGAAGCTGCCCCAGTGGTTGAGGCAGTTGCCGAAGCTGCTGCCCCAGTCGTTGAAGCAGTCGCAGAAGCTGCCCCAGTGGTTGAGGCAGTTGCCGAAGCTGCTGCCCCAGTCGTTGAAGCAGTCGCAGAAGCTGTTGCAGAAGCCGCCCCAGTGGTTGAAGCAGTTGCAGAAGCTGCCCCAGTCGTTGAAGCTGTCGCAGAAGCTGTTGCAGAAGCCGCCCCAGTGGTTGAAGCAGTTGCAGAAGCTGCCCCAGTCGTCGAAGCTGCTGCCCCAGTGGTTGAAGCTGTCGCAGAAGCCGCCCCAGACGTCGAAGCTGCTGCCCCAGTGGTTGAAGCTGTTGCAGAAGCAGTCGCAGAAGCCGCCCCAGTGGTTGAAGCAGTCGCAGAAGCTGCCCCTGTTGCTGAGGCAGAAGCCCCAGTTGTTGAAGCAGAAGCTGCCCCAGCTGTAGAAGCTGCCCCAGCAGCAGACGCCCCAGCTGTAGAAGCTGCCCCAGCAGTAGAAGCTGCCCCAGCAGTAGAAGCTGCCCCAGCTGTAGAAGCTGCCCCAGCAGCAGACGCCGTGGTTGCAGAAGAGGTGGAAGCCCCAGTAGAGGCAGTAGCACAAGCGGtggctgaagcagcggctgagGCGCCTGCTGAAGTTGCCCCAGCTGCCGAGGAGCTGGTGGACGCCGCTGCAGATG TGGGCATGGACCCCATTCAGAAGCTCTTCCTGGATTCCATTCGCCAGTATTCTacacagagcca GGCGACCGGTGAGATGGTGGATGCGGGCCCCGAGTACCAGAAGGCGGTGGCGGAGGAGGTGGCCAAACTGCAGCGCCTCTACGGGGGCGGAGACCTGGACGCCTTCCCAGAATTCACTTTCCAAG
- the si:ch211-140m22.7 gene encoding calphotin isoform X3 encodes MAASLLRIGRLGALKCVQLETWASLRRAPAAAFSSKSGDKKSKKKSTEVSAQTYFDLEKMVQHRTLVDFPKKETVVAAAEAAVKSPVSEPPAEATAPAAAAPIAEPVVEAAAPVVEAAAPVVEAAAPVVEAVTETAPVVEAVAETAPVVEAVAETAAPVVEAAAPVVEAVAEAAPVVEAVAEAAAPVVEAVAEAAPVVEAVAEAAAPVVEAVAEAAPVVEAVAEAAAPVVEAVAEAVAEAAPVVEAVAEAAPVVEAVAEAVAEAAPVVEAVAEAAPVVEAAAPVVEAVAEAAPDVEAAAPVVEAVAEAVAEAAPVVEAVAEAAPVAEAEAPVVEAEAAPAVEAAPAADAPAVEAAPAVEAAPAVEAAPAVEAAPAADAVVAEEVEAPVEAVAQAVAEAAAEAPAEVAPAAEELVDAAADVGMDPIQKLFLDSIRQYSTQSQATGEMVDAGPEYQKAVAEEVAKLQRLYGGGDLDAFPEFTFQEPKFDEVAAK; translated from the exons atggCGGCCTCCCTACTGAGGATCGGACGGCTCGGAGCCCTGAAG tgtgtgcagctGGAGACATGGGCGTCTCTCAGAAGGGCTCCAGCGGCTGCGTTCAGCTCCAAGTCTGGAGACAAGAAGTCCAAGAAAAAGTCAA CAGAAGTCTCTGCGCAGACCTACTTTGACCTAGAGAAAATGGTCCAGCACAGAACGCTCGTGGATTTCCCCAAGAAGGAGACGGTAGTGGCTGCGGCCGAAGCAGCAGTCAAGTCACCCGTGTCTGAGCCCCCTGCCGAGGCCACcgctcctgctgctgccgccccCATCGCTGAACCAGTCG TTGAAGCTGCTGCCCCAGTGGTTGAAGCTGCTGCCCCAGTCGTTGAAGCTGCTGCCCCAGTGGTTGAAGCTGTCACAGAAACTGCCCCAGTGGTTGAAGCTGTCGCAGAAACTGCCCCAGTGGTTGAAGCTGTCGCAGAAACTGCTGCCCCAGTGGTTGAAGCTGCTGCCCCAGTCGTTGAAGCAGTCGCAGAAGCTGCCCCAGTGGTTGAGGCAGTTGCCGAAGCTGCTGCCCCAGTCGTTGAAGCAGTCGCAGAAGCTGCCCCAGTGGTTGAGGCAGTTGCCGAAGCTGCTGCCCCAGTCGTTGAAGCAGTCGCAGAAGCTGCCCCAGTGGTTGAGGCAGTTGCCGAAGCTGCTGCCCCAGTCGTTGAAGCAGTCGCAGAAGCTGTTGCAGAAGCCGCCCCAGTGGTTGAAGCAGTTGCAGAAGCTGCCCCAGTCGTTGAAGCTGTCGCAGAAGCTGTTGCAGAAGCCGCCCCAGTGGTTGAAGCAGTTGCAGAAGCTGCCCCAGTCGTCGAAGCTGCTGCCCCAGTGGTTGAAGCTGTCGCAGAAGCCGCCCCAGACGTCGAAGCTGCTGCCCCAGTGGTTGAAGCTGTTGCAGAAGCAGTCGCAGAAGCCGCCCCAGTGGTTGAAGCAGTCGCAGAAGCTGCCCCTGTTGCTGAGGCAGAAGCCCCAGTTGTTGAAGCAGAAGCTGCCCCAGCTGTAGAAGCTGCCCCAGCAGCAGACGCCCCAGCTGTAGAAGCTGCCCCAGCAGTAGAAGCTGCCCCAGCAGTAGAAGCTGCCCCAGCTGTAGAAGCTGCCCCAGCAGCAGACGCCGTGGTTGCAGAAGAGGTGGAAGCCCCAGTAGAGGCAGTAGCACAAGCGGtggctgaagcagcggctgagGCGCCTGCTGAAGTTGCCCCAGCTGCCGAGGAGCTGGTGGACGCCGCTGCAGATG TGGGCATGGACCCCATTCAGAAGCTCTTCCTGGATTCCATTCGCCAGTATTCTacacagagcca GGCGACCGGTGAGATGGTGGATGCGGGCCCCGAGTACCAGAAGGCGGTGGCGGAGGAGGTGGCCAAACTGCAGCGCCTCTACGGGGGCGGAGACCTGGACGCCTTCCCAGAATTCACTTTCCAAG
- the si:ch211-140m22.7 gene encoding calphotin isoform X1, whose protein sequence is MAASLLRIGRLGALKCVQLETWASLRRAPAAAFSSKSGDKKSKKKSTEVSAQTYFDLEKMVQHRTLVDFPKKETVVAAAEAAVKSPVSEPPAEATAPAAAAPIAEPVAEAAPVVEAAAPVVEAAAPVVEAAAPVVEAAAPVVEAVTETAPVVEAVAETAPVVEAVAETAAPVVEAAAPVVEAVAEAAPVVEAVAEAAAPVVEAVAEAAPVVEAVAEAAAPVVEAVAEAAPVVEAVAEAAAPVVEAVAEAVAEAAPVVEAVAEAAPVVEAVAEAVAEAAPVVEAVAEAAPVVEAAAPVVEAVAEAAPDVEAAAPVVEAVAEAVAEAAPVVEAVAEAAPVAEAEAPVVEAEAAPAVEAAPAADAPAVEAAPAVEAAPAVEAAPAVEAAPAADAVVAEEVEAPVEAVAQAVAEAAAEAPAEVAPAAEELVDAAADVGMDPIQKLFLDSIRQYSTQSQATGEMVDAGPEYQKAVAEEVAKLQRLYGGGDLDAFPEFTFQEPKFDEVAAK, encoded by the exons atggCGGCCTCCCTACTGAGGATCGGACGGCTCGGAGCCCTGAAG tgtgtgcagctGGAGACATGGGCGTCTCTCAGAAGGGCTCCAGCGGCTGCGTTCAGCTCCAAGTCTGGAGACAAGAAGTCCAAGAAAAAGTCAA CAGAAGTCTCTGCGCAGACCTACTTTGACCTAGAGAAAATGGTCCAGCACAGAACGCTCGTGGATTTCCCCAAGAAGGAGACGGTAGTGGCTGCGGCCGAAGCAGCAGTCAAGTCACCCGTGTCTGAGCCCCCTGCCGAGGCCACcgctcctgctgctgccgccccCATCGCTGAACCAGTCGCAGAGGCAGCACCAGTCGTTGAAGCTGCTGCCCCAGTGGTTGAAGCTGCTGCCCCAGTGGTTGAAGCTGCTGCCCCAGTCGTTGAAGCTGCTGCCCCAGTGGTTGAAGCTGTCACAGAAACTGCCCCAGTGGTTGAAGCTGTCGCAGAAACTGCCCCAGTGGTTGAAGCTGTCGCAGAAACTGCTGCCCCAGTGGTTGAAGCTGCTGCCCCAGTCGTTGAAGCAGTCGCAGAAGCTGCCCCAGTGGTTGAGGCAGTTGCCGAAGCTGCTGCCCCAGTCGTTGAAGCAGTCGCAGAAGCTGCCCCAGTGGTTGAGGCAGTTGCCGAAGCTGCTGCCCCAGTCGTTGAAGCAGTCGCAGAAGCTGCCCCAGTGGTTGAGGCAGTTGCCGAAGCTGCTGCCCCAGTCGTTGAAGCAGTCGCAGAAGCTGTTGCAGAAGCCGCCCCAGTGGTTGAAGCAGTTGCAGAAGCTGCCCCAGTCGTTGAAGCTGTCGCAGAAGCTGTTGCAGAAGCCGCCCCAGTGGTTGAAGCAGTTGCAGAAGCTGCCCCAGTCGTCGAAGCTGCTGCCCCAGTGGTTGAAGCTGTCGCAGAAGCCGCCCCAGACGTCGAAGCTGCTGCCCCAGTGGTTGAAGCTGTTGCAGAAGCAGTCGCAGAAGCCGCCCCAGTGGTTGAAGCAGTCGCAGAAGCTGCCCCTGTTGCTGAGGCAGAAGCCCCAGTTGTTGAAGCAGAAGCTGCCCCAGCTGTAGAAGCTGCCCCAGCAGCAGACGCCCCAGCTGTAGAAGCTGCCCCAGCAGTAGAAGCTGCCCCAGCAGTAGAAGCTGCCCCAGCTGTAGAAGCTGCCCCAGCAGCAGACGCCGTGGTTGCAGAAGAGGTGGAAGCCCCAGTAGAGGCAGTAGCACAAGCGGtggctgaagcagcggctgagGCGCCTGCTGAAGTTGCCCCAGCTGCCGAGGAGCTGGTGGACGCCGCTGCAGATG TGGGCATGGACCCCATTCAGAAGCTCTTCCTGGATTCCATTCGCCAGTATTCTacacagagcca GGCGACCGGTGAGATGGTGGATGCGGGCCCCGAGTACCAGAAGGCGGTGGCGGAGGAGGTGGCCAAACTGCAGCGCCTCTACGGGGGCGGAGACCTGGACGCCTTCCCAGAATTCACTTTCCAAG